The Thermoleophilum album genome contains a region encoding:
- a CDS encoding HAD family hydrolase: MPSERAAAFFDLDKTLLEGSSAFHFARAAFESGMLSRRQLARDLIANLRFRLRGSTDDQTEAVKRRVLEAIAGQRQRDLMRLGPRVLAAILPRLYPQMLAEAWSHQDAGRRVYIVTAASQELADTLANVLGFDGAIGMRAEVENGVYTGRTAGPFTYREGKAQAIRELAAREGIDLAASYAYSDSESDLPMLRVVGNPVAVNPDRELERIARSEGWRIMRFDKLLLRLRLAAAALLAAGVGTVAALFATRRRGRRRRLPVAVRA, from the coding sequence GTGCCGAGCGAGCGCGCCGCAGCGTTCTTCGACCTCGACAAAACCCTGCTCGAGGGCTCCAGCGCGTTCCACTTCGCGCGGGCCGCGTTCGAGTCGGGGATGCTCTCGCGGCGCCAACTCGCGCGCGACCTGATCGCCAACCTGCGCTTCCGGCTGCGGGGATCGACCGACGACCAGACCGAAGCCGTCAAGCGGCGCGTGCTGGAAGCGATCGCCGGGCAGCGTCAGCGCGATTTGATGCGCCTGGGACCGCGCGTTTTGGCGGCGATCTTGCCGCGGCTTTACCCGCAGATGCTGGCCGAGGCTTGGAGCCACCAGGACGCCGGCCGCCGCGTCTACATCGTCACCGCGGCTTCGCAAGAGCTCGCCGATACGCTCGCCAACGTGCTCGGCTTCGACGGCGCGATCGGCATGCGTGCAGAGGTCGAGAACGGCGTCTACACCGGACGGACGGCCGGTCCCTTCACCTATCGGGAGGGCAAGGCACAAGCGATCCGCGAGCTGGCGGCCAGGGAAGGGATCGACCTGGCGGCGTCCTACGCCTACTCCGACTCCGAATCGGATCTGCCAATGCTGCGTGTGGTCGGCAATCCGGTGGCCGTCAATCCCGACCGCGAGCTCGAACGGATCGCGCGTAGCGAGGGGTGGCGAATCATGCGCTTCGACAAACTGCTGTTGCGCCTCCGCTTGGCCGCCGCTGCTCTTTTGGCGGCAGGCGTGGGCACGGTCGCTGCACTGTTCGCCACGCGTCGTCGGGGGCGGCGCCGGAGGCTCCCCGTGGCAGTCCGTGCCTGA
- a CDS encoding MGH1-like glycoside hydrolase domain-containing protein produces MDVLDGRLAAVCRATLERDDRGSYTVPAPLTYPHQWNWDSAFVALGWLEISPERAWRELESLLAAQQPNGLVPHLIYATPAPIAELVAHLHDVPVVRRLVPALVGRRYSPSPAWWGWRRGGDGRFCSAITQPPVAATATWLLFEATGDEPRARALLPALARWHRFLLDERDPLGLGEPVLIHPWESGRDNAPEWDAPLDRVRPEVTVVPRPDRDHVDAAERPSDDHYRRFLTLVRRGTRSGWRQRELAARGPFRVLDPGFSAILARACADLSRLADALGERRLAEVEAARAERVAAALAARTGGDGLARAIDLADDSESDALSCGSALAVVAPSLSAASLDALEQVVLQGPLASPFGVRSLDRGDRRLRPRCYWRGPVWVNVGWLCALGLATHGRRRSSALLIRRVVECVRAGGVREYYAPGSGRGLGAHDFAWTAALCLRELGPRGLCGGQLTTAAEQEAAA; encoded by the coding sequence ATGGACGTACTCGACGGACGCTTGGCGGCCGTCTGTCGCGCAACGCTCGAACGCGACGACCGCGGCAGTTACACGGTGCCCGCCCCGCTCACCTACCCCCACCAATGGAACTGGGACTCCGCGTTCGTCGCGCTCGGCTGGCTTGAGATCTCCCCCGAGCGCGCCTGGCGCGAGTTGGAGAGTCTGCTCGCCGCGCAGCAGCCGAACGGTCTTGTGCCGCACTTGATTTACGCGACACCGGCACCGATCGCCGAGCTCGTTGCACACCTCCACGACGTGCCCGTGGTGCGGCGATTGGTGCCGGCGTTAGTCGGCCGCCGCTACTCCCCCTCGCCTGCCTGGTGGGGCTGGCGTCGCGGCGGCGACGGTCGCTTTTGTTCGGCGATCACTCAGCCCCCGGTAGCGGCGACGGCAACCTGGCTGTTGTTCGAGGCGACCGGCGACGAACCGCGAGCACGCGCCCTCCTGCCAGCGCTCGCACGCTGGCACCGCTTCCTGCTCGACGAGCGCGATCCGCTGGGCCTGGGCGAGCCGGTCCTGATCCACCCTTGGGAGTCGGGTCGAGACAACGCACCCGAGTGGGACGCCCCGCTCGACCGCGTGCGCCCGGAAGTGACGGTCGTGCCGCGACCCGATCGCGACCACGTTGATGCCGCTGAACGGCCGAGCGATGACCACTATCGGCGCTTTCTGACGCTCGTGCGCCGCGGCACACGGAGCGGGTGGCGTCAGCGCGAGCTCGCGGCGCGAGGACCTTTCCGCGTTCTCGACCCCGGCTTCAGCGCGATCCTCGCGCGCGCTTGCGCGGACCTCTCGCGACTCGCCGACGCGCTCGGCGAGCGGAGACTCGCGGAGGTCGAAGCAGCCCGCGCGGAGCGTGTTGCCGCAGCGCTCGCCGCCCGCACCGGAGGCGATGGTCTCGCCCGCGCAATCGACCTGGCCGACGACTCGGAAAGCGACGCTCTCTCCTGCGGGAGCGCGCTGGCGGTGGTTGCCCCGAGTTTGTCCGCGGCCAGTCTCGACGCCTTGGAGCAGGTGGTTTTGCAAGGCCCGCTGGCAAGCCCCTTTGGCGTGCGCTCGCTCGATCGCGGTGATCGGCGGCTCAGGCCGCGCTGCTATTGGCGAGGCCCGGTTTGGGTGAACGTCGGCTGGCTGTGCGCGCTGGGGCTCGCCACTCACGGCCGCCGGCGCTCGTCTGCGCTGCTCATTCGGCGAGTAGTCGAGTGCGTGCGTGCGGGCGGTGTACGAGAGTACTACGCCCCCGGTTCGGGTCGCGGGCTCGGAGCGCACGACTTTGCTTGGACGGCCGCACTGTGTCTACGCGAGCTGGGACCTCGCGGGCTCTGCGGTGGCCAGCTCACCACTGCGGCCGAGCAGGAAGCTGCTGCCTAG
- a CDS encoding electron transfer flavoprotein subunit beta/FixA family protein gives MKICVLVKEVPDAAVEKRIDPQTKRLDRSGETQLNPFDTHAIEAAMQIREGGKVQVDEIVAVTMGPEGAFRTLHKAVSLGADRSIHLTDPALAGSDVCATGYALAKVLEREQPDLVLLGQQSDDGECYTVGAVVADHLKMPSLTQVIAIDVQDGKLICERQAEYGYDTVEVELPAVISVGDAINEPRYPSLKAIMGAKKKPLQKLSVADAGIDPEYVGEKGSRTEVLAINPPPQKEPGEIIEDEDTDETVQKIIAWLEERKLLA, from the coding sequence GTGAAGATCTGCGTCCTCGTCAAGGAGGTACCCGACGCGGCGGTCGAGAAGCGCATCGACCCTCAGACGAAGCGCCTCGACCGCTCCGGCGAGACCCAACTCAACCCCTTCGACACGCATGCGATCGAGGCCGCCATGCAGATCCGCGAGGGCGGCAAGGTCCAGGTTGACGAGATCGTGGCGGTCACGATGGGGCCGGAAGGTGCTTTCCGCACGCTCCACAAGGCCGTCTCGCTAGGCGCTGACCGCTCGATCCACCTGACCGACCCGGCCCTCGCCGGCTCCGACGTGTGCGCCACCGGCTACGCGCTCGCAAAGGTCCTCGAGCGCGAGCAGCCGGATCTCGTGCTGCTCGGCCAGCAGTCCGACGACGGTGAGTGCTACACGGTCGGTGCGGTGGTCGCCGATCACCTGAAGATGCCGTCACTCACGCAGGTGATCGCGATCGACGTGCAGGACGGCAAGCTCATCTGCGAGCGCCAGGCCGAGTACGGCTACGACACGGTCGAGGTCGAGCTGCCGGCCGTGATTTCCGTCGGCGACGCGATCAACGAGCCGCGGTACCCATCGCTCAAGGCGATTATGGGGGCCAAGAAGAAGCCGCTCCAGAAGCTGTCCGTCGCCGACGCCGGGATCGATCCCGAGTACGTCGGGGAGAAGGGCTCGCGGACGGAAGTCCTCGCGATCAACCCGCCGCCCCAGAAGGAACCGGGCGAGATCATCGAGGACGAAGACACCGACGAGACCGTGCAGAAGATCATCGCCTGGCTCGAGGAAAGGAAGCTTTTGGCATGA
- a CDS encoding acyl-CoA mutase large subunit family protein, with protein sequence MRTEGPESSGKQRWLRERYARAPERDALFTTISGEPIEPLYGPEDLPPFEEIGYPGEFPYTRGVYPSMYRGRLWTMRQFAGFGTAEETNARFLYLLEHGQTGLSTAFDMPSLMGHDSDHPRAEGEVGREGVAIDSVVDMERLFRGIPLDRVSVSMTINAPAAVMLAFFVVAAERQGVPADKLRGTIQTDILKEYIAQKEWCFPIDPAMRLVTDMIEFCAREMPLWHPISVSGYHIREAGATAQQELAFTLKDGFTYVEHALERGLDIDAFAPSFSFFFNSHIDFFEEIAKFRAARRIWARELRDTYGAKDERSLLMRFHTQTAGCSLTAQQPLNNIVRTAIEALAAVLGGTQSLHTNSYDEALALPTEEAARVALRTQQIIAHETGVTNTIDPLGGSYFVEALTSKMESAAYNYFRRIDELGGMVEAIKQNFPQREIAEASFRYQQEVERGERVIVGVNRYRLEDGAEEEVEILRIPPEVERKQIERVRRVRAERDEERAQRALERLREAAREEDRNLMWPLLDCARAHCTEGEIVESLQRVFGRYVETPVF encoded by the coding sequence ATGAGGACGGAGGGGCCGGAGTCAAGCGGTAAACAACGCTGGTTGCGAGAGCGCTATGCCCGCGCGCCGGAGCGGGATGCGCTCTTCACAACCATTTCGGGCGAGCCCATCGAGCCGCTTTACGGTCCCGAGGATCTGCCGCCTTTCGAGGAAATCGGGTACCCCGGCGAATTTCCCTACACGCGCGGGGTCTACCCCTCGATGTACCGCGGGCGTCTTTGGACGATGCGCCAGTTCGCGGGCTTCGGGACCGCCGAGGAAACCAACGCGCGCTTCCTGTACCTGCTTGAGCACGGGCAGACCGGGCTCTCGACCGCCTTCGACATGCCGAGCCTGATGGGGCATGACTCCGACCACCCGCGGGCGGAGGGAGAGGTCGGCCGCGAAGGCGTCGCGATCGACTCGGTCGTCGACATGGAGCGCTTGTTCCGTGGCATTCCGCTTGATCGAGTTTCCGTCTCGATGACCATCAATGCGCCGGCCGCGGTGATGCTGGCGTTCTTCGTCGTCGCAGCCGAACGTCAAGGTGTGCCGGCCGACAAGCTGCGGGGCACGATCCAAACCGACATCCTCAAGGAGTACATCGCGCAGAAGGAGTGGTGTTTCCCGATCGACCCGGCGATGCGCCTGGTCACCGACATGATCGAGTTCTGCGCGCGCGAGATGCCGCTCTGGCACCCGATTTCGGTGTCCGGCTACCACATCCGGGAGGCCGGTGCCACCGCCCAGCAAGAGCTTGCGTTCACGCTCAAGGACGGTTTCACCTATGTGGAGCACGCGCTCGAGCGCGGGCTCGACATCGATGCCTTCGCACCGAGCTTCTCCTTCTTCTTCAACTCGCACATCGACTTCTTCGAAGAGATCGCCAAGTTCCGGGCGGCCCGGCGGATCTGGGCCCGCGAACTGCGTGACACCTACGGCGCAAAGGACGAGCGCTCGCTCCTGATGCGCTTCCACACGCAGACCGCCGGCTGCTCGCTGACCGCTCAGCAACCCCTCAACAACATCGTCCGCACGGCGATCGAGGCGCTGGCCGCAGTGCTCGGGGGCACGCAGTCGCTGCACACCAACTCCTACGACGAAGCGCTCGCGCTTCCCACCGAGGAGGCAGCGCGCGTGGCCCTGCGAACGCAGCAGATCATCGCTCACGAGACCGGAGTTACGAACACGATCGACCCGCTCGGTGGCTCCTACTTCGTGGAGGCACTCACCAGCAAGATGGAGAGCGCGGCCTACAACTACTTCCGCCGAATCGACGAACTCGGCGGAATGGTCGAGGCGATCAAGCAGAACTTTCCGCAGCGCGAGATCGCGGAGGCATCGTTCCGCTACCAGCAAGAAGTCGAGCGCGGCGAGCGAGTGATCGTCGGCGTCAACCGCTATCGGCTCGAGGACGGCGCAGAGGAGGAGGTCGAAATCCTCCGCATCCCGCCAGAGGTGGAGCGCAAACAGATCGAGCGCGTGCGTCGTGTGCGCGCGGAGCGTGACGAGGAGCGCGCGCAGCGGGCACTGGAGCGCTTGCGTGAAGCTGCACGCGAAGAGGACCGCAACCTGATGTGGCCGCTCCTCGACTGCGCGCGGGCGCACTGCACCGAGGGCGAGATCGTCGAGTCGCTGCAGCGAGTGTTCGGGCGCTACGTAGAGACCCCGGTCTTCTGA
- a CDS encoding cupredoxin domain-containing protein, whose amino-acid sequence MASAGVTIHNFAFSPANVTIRVGESVTWTNTDSVVHNAAGQGFRIPLLQKGRSASFTFTRPGVYRYHCEPHPFMRGTVTVLAAAASPQGSGSGATGRGRAGGGAASGGQAPRGAVGGSAGPSQPQARSGPSLPATGAAAGVLALVGAGLLGGGLGIRRSARRFE is encoded by the coding sequence ATCGCGAGCGCCGGCGTCACGATCCACAACTTCGCCTTCAGCCCCGCCAACGTGACGATCCGCGTCGGCGAGTCGGTGACCTGGACAAACACCGACTCGGTCGTCCACAACGCGGCTGGCCAGGGCTTCCGGATCCCGCTCCTACAGAAGGGCCGGAGCGCCTCGTTCACCTTCACTCGCCCGGGCGTCTACCGCTACCACTGCGAGCCGCATCCGTTCATGCGGGGAACGGTGACGGTGCTCGCGGCCGCGGCGTCGCCGCAGGGCAGCGGCTCGGGTGCGACCGGCCGCGGGCGCGCTGGCGGTGGCGCCGCAAGTGGGGGCCAGGCGCCTCGTGGCGCGGTGGGCGGCTCCGCTGGACCGTCGCAGCCGCAAGCGAGAAGCGGGCCATCGTTGCCGGCAACAGGAGCAGCGGCAGGAGTGCTGGCGCTGGTCGGCGCAGGTCTGCTCGGTGGTGGTCTCGGAATCCGCCGCTCCGCCCGGCGTTTCGAGTAG
- a CDS encoding GGDEF domain-containing protein translates to MPASQRERDNLATPKTTDPPSHPVATPGAGIGEELRRERLFDIEGRIARHRRRTFAVLAVALLLSTPELGAWWLVPFCATVIAFPLCERAMRRSRKPYAWAAIGWAVSPLAISVAVALTGAAESPGTPWLALPAISLAARFERRGVILGTAYIYLLLLASTFAIDPQAVIDRPSRVIFPAALVLGAVMLSTATVESDRKHRREALFDPLTGLLNRNALRLRLDQLANDARTPGGGRALAFAIGDIDHFKRVNDEFGHVVGDELLRTVATTMRSVLRGGDELFRIGGEEFVVLLPLADRERAVAVCERLREAVSQARSPSGIGVTISFGVTVVRGTPPPLEALVAAADEALYRAKREGRNRVEVAGSRERAQVAGESSN, encoded by the coding sequence ATGCCCGCAAGCCAGCGCGAGCGCGACAACTTGGCGACCCCCAAGACCACGGACCCGCCCTCGCACCCCGTGGCTACGCCAGGCGCAGGAATCGGCGAAGAGCTACGGCGCGAGCGCCTTTTCGACATCGAGGGGCGGATCGCGCGCCATCGGCGGCGGACGTTCGCAGTGCTGGCGGTGGCGCTGTTGCTCTCGACGCCGGAACTCGGCGCCTGGTGGCTGGTGCCCTTCTGCGCGACGGTGATCGCCTTTCCGCTCTGCGAACGCGCGATGAGGCGCTCGCGCAAGCCGTACGCGTGGGCGGCGATCGGTTGGGCGGTGAGTCCCTTGGCGATCTCGGTGGCAGTTGCCCTCACAGGTGCCGCCGAGAGTCCCGGGACACCGTGGCTGGCGCTGCCCGCGATCAGCCTCGCCGCACGTTTCGAGCGCCGTGGCGTGATCCTCGGGACCGCCTACATCTACTTGCTGCTGCTGGCCTCGACGTTCGCGATCGACCCGCAGGCGGTGATCGACCGTCCCTCGCGGGTGATCTTCCCGGCCGCGCTTGTACTGGGCGCGGTGATGCTCTCAACGGCGACCGTCGAGTCCGACCGTAAGCACCGTCGCGAGGCGCTGTTCGATCCGCTTACCGGACTGCTCAACCGCAATGCGCTGCGGCTGCGCCTCGACCAGCTAGCGAACGATGCGCGCACGCCCGGCGGGGGCCGCGCACTGGCCTTCGCGATCGGAGATATCGACCACTTCAAGCGCGTGAACGACGAGTTCGGTCACGTGGTGGGCGATGAACTCCTTCGGACCGTCGCCACCACCATGCGCTCGGTGCTGCGCGGCGGCGACGAGCTCTTCCGCATCGGCGGCGAGGAGTTCGTTGTGCTTCTCCCGCTCGCCGATCGCGAGCGTGCGGTGGCGGTCTGTGAGCGACTCCGGGAGGCGGTCTCGCAAGCGCGCTCGCCGTCGGGGATCGGAGTGACGATCAGCTTCGGGGTAACGGTCGTGCGCGGAACGCCACCGCCTTTGGAAGCGCTGGTCGCGGCTGCCGACGAAGCGCTCTATCGGGCCAAGCGTGAGGGTCGCAACCGGGTCGAGGTCGCTGGCTCGCGCGAACGCGCGCAGGTCGCCGGCGAATCCTCCAACTAG
- a CDS encoding acetyl-CoA C-acetyltransferase codes for MPKTVILGAARTPFGKLGGGLAPLDATELGGRAIAAALERAEVAPEQVEQVVFGQVLQAGQGQIPSRQAQIKAGIPREVPSETINKVCASGLRSVGIVDQAVRAGELDVAVAGGMESMSNAPYLLKEARFGYRMGDAKLLDAMINDGLRNPFTGKHMGEEADEVGEELEITRADMDRFALRSHELAIRAIDEGRLPEEIVPVTVRTKKAETTVEIDEAPRRDTSLEKLAKLPGAFHKDGAHTAGNAPGVNDGAGALVLASDEWAKRNGRKPLATIVAQAAIADDFPYLARTPAKAAQKALDKAGLSVDDVDLFEINEAFASVAINSMRMLGVDESKVNVNGGAIALGHPIGASGARILMTLAFELRRRGGGIGVAAICSGGGQGDAIVIEVDGA; via the coding sequence ATGCCCAAGACCGTGATCCTCGGAGCAGCCCGTACGCCGTTCGGGAAGCTCGGCGGTGGCCTCGCCCCGCTCGATGCGACGGAGCTCGGTGGACGGGCGATCGCGGCCGCGCTCGAGCGCGCCGAGGTTGCACCCGAGCAAGTCGAGCAGGTCGTCTTCGGGCAGGTGCTCCAGGCCGGTCAGGGCCAAATCCCTTCCCGCCAGGCGCAGATCAAGGCGGGCATCCCGCGCGAGGTCCCGTCGGAGACGATCAACAAGGTTTGTGCTTCCGGTCTGCGCTCGGTCGGCATCGTCGACCAGGCAGTGCGCGCCGGCGAGCTCGACGTGGCGGTGGCGGGCGGCATGGAGTCGATGTCGAACGCGCCTTACCTCTTGAAGGAGGCGCGCTTTGGCTACCGCATGGGTGACGCCAAGCTGCTCGACGCGATGATCAACGACGGCCTTCGCAACCCGTTTACCGGCAAGCACATGGGGGAGGAGGCCGACGAGGTCGGCGAGGAGCTCGAGATCACGCGAGCCGACATGGACCGGTTTGCGCTGCGCTCTCACGAGCTCGCGATCCGCGCGATCGACGAGGGACGGTTGCCCGAGGAGATCGTGCCGGTCACGGTGCGCACCAAGAAGGCTGAGACGACGGTCGAGATCGACGAGGCCCCGCGGCGCGACACGTCGCTCGAAAAGCTCGCGAAGCTGCCCGGTGCGTTCCACAAGGACGGAGCGCACACCGCCGGCAATGCACCCGGCGTGAACGACGGCGCGGGAGCCCTGGTGCTGGCGTCGGACGAATGGGCTAAGCGCAACGGCCGCAAGCCGCTCGCGACGATCGTCGCGCAGGCGGCGATAGCCGATGACTTTCCCTATCTCGCCCGCACTCCTGCGAAGGCGGCGCAAAAAGCGCTCGACAAGGCCGGTCTGTCGGTCGACGACGTCGACCTCTTCGAAATCAACGAGGCGTTCGCCTCGGTTGCGATCAATTCGATGCGCATGCTCGGCGTCGACGAGTCGAAGGTGAACGTCAACGGCGGCGCGATCGCTCTCGGTCACCCGATCGGCGCGAGCGGCGCGCGCATCCTTATGACCCTCGCCTTCGAGCTGCGGCGCCGCGGCGGTGGCATCGGTGTCGCCGCGATCTGCTCCGGCGGCGGGCAGGGCGACGCGATCGTGATCGAGGTCGACGGCGCCTAG
- a CDS encoding cobalamin B12-binding domain-containing protein — protein MEATTSSGATSEHASARKIRVVVAKPGLDGHDRGAKIIARALRDAGMEVIYTGLHQTPEQIVETAIQEDADAVGLSILSGAHMTLVPKVVRLLREQGADDVVVVVGGTIPKDDIPELKKLGVAEVFTPGSSVQAIVDFIRSAVAEARGAS, from the coding sequence ATGGAGGCGACGACCAGTAGCGGGGCCACCAGCGAGCACGCAAGTGCGCGAAAGATCCGTGTTGTGGTGGCGAAGCCCGGCCTTGATGGCCACGACCGGGGAGCAAAGATCATCGCCCGTGCACTGCGCGATGCGGGCATGGAGGTGATCTACACCGGCCTCCATCAAACCCCCGAGCAGATCGTCGAGACGGCGATCCAAGAGGACGCCGATGCCGTCGGACTGTCGATTCTCTCGGGCGCCCACATGACCCTCGTGCCCAAGGTCGTGCGACTGTTGCGCGAACAAGGGGCGGATGACGTGGTGGTTGTCGTCGGCGGGACGATCCCGAAAGACGACATCCCGGAACTCAAGAAACTCGGTGTGGCGGAAGTCTTCACGCCGGGCTCCTCGGTCCAGGCGATCGTCGACTTCATCCGCTCGGCCGTGGCCGAGGCTCGCGGCGCTTCCTGA